A region of Salinibacter sp. 10B DNA encodes the following proteins:
- the cysN gene encoding sulfate adenylyltransferase subunit CysN — MDVLRFTTAGSVDDGKSTLIGRLFYDTQQIFEDKLEEIKRNTQRDDDDLELALLTDGLKAEREQGITIDVAYRYFSTPNRKFIIADTPGHEQYTRNMVTGASTAELAVELIDARNGVIEQTRRHAFIASLLQIPYMIVAVNKMDLVDYGEERFREIVEEFQEFSDNLDINDITFIPISALKGDNVVDQSERMPWYKGPTLLHRLENVRPEADRNQVDFRFPVQHVIRPHQDFRGFAGQVASGKIRPGEEIVVLPSKRTSHIESITTLDGEVEEAGPGDSIVISLTDEIDVSRGSMIVRSRNRPDVTRQLDADLCWMNEEKMRRDRPYIIQHTTRRTQANVSKVVYRTNVETFHREEADTFELNDIGRVELETADPLFIDPYKINRSTGNFILIDPDTNDTVAAGMIRGVSEDVAPFGRDEVVTDKERETSPNVVWEGLNIPREDREEKNGHKSAVVWLTGLSGSGKSTIAKEVEKRLFDRDVQTMMLDGDNVRHGLSGDLGFSPNDRKENIRRVGEAARLFFEQGNVTLCSFISPYQEDRDRIRELLPEGRFFEVHVDCPLEVCKERDTKGLYKKAEEGEIANFTGVSAPYEEPQDPEIVVDSDQNDVETCVNQIIEALEEEGIV, encoded by the coding sequence ATGGACGTACTTCGATTCACCACGGCGGGAAGCGTCGACGACGGCAAAAGCACGCTGATTGGTCGCCTCTTTTACGACACGCAGCAAATCTTCGAGGACAAGCTGGAGGAGATTAAGCGGAATACGCAGCGGGACGATGACGATTTGGAGCTGGCGCTCCTCACCGACGGCCTGAAGGCCGAGCGGGAACAGGGCATTACCATCGACGTCGCCTACCGCTACTTTTCCACCCCGAACCGCAAGTTTATCATTGCGGACACGCCGGGGCACGAGCAGTACACGCGCAACATGGTGACGGGCGCCTCAACGGCGGAGCTGGCTGTGGAGCTCATCGACGCCCGCAACGGCGTGATCGAGCAGACGCGGCGGCACGCCTTCATCGCCTCGCTGCTCCAGATTCCGTACATGATTGTCGCGGTCAACAAGATGGACCTCGTGGACTACGGCGAGGAGCGCTTCCGCGAGATCGTGGAGGAGTTTCAGGAGTTCTCCGACAACCTCGACATCAATGACATCACCTTCATCCCGATCTCAGCGTTGAAGGGCGACAACGTGGTCGACCAGTCGGAGCGAATGCCGTGGTACAAGGGACCGACGCTTCTGCACCGCCTCGAAAACGTCCGGCCGGAGGCCGATCGCAATCAGGTCGACTTCCGCTTTCCGGTGCAGCACGTGATCCGGCCGCACCAGGACTTCCGCGGCTTTGCGGGCCAGGTGGCGTCCGGCAAGATTCGACCGGGGGAGGAGATCGTCGTTCTTCCGTCAAAGCGCACGTCGCACATCGAGTCGATCACGACGCTCGACGGCGAGGTCGAGGAGGCCGGCCCGGGCGATTCGATCGTGATCTCGCTCACGGACGAGATTGACGTGAGCCGCGGCTCGATGATCGTGCGGAGCCGCAATCGCCCCGACGTCACTCGTCAACTCGACGCCGACCTGTGCTGGATGAATGAGGAAAAGATGCGGCGGGACCGGCCGTATATCATTCAGCACACCACGCGGCGCACGCAGGCCAATGTCTCGAAGGTGGTCTATCGCACCAACGTTGAGACCTTTCACCGCGAGGAGGCCGATACCTTTGAGCTCAACGATATTGGCCGGGTGGAGCTGGAAACGGCGGACCCGCTCTTCATCGATCCCTACAAGATCAACCGGTCGACCGGCAACTTCATTCTCATCGATCCGGACACCAACGACACGGTGGCCGCCGGCATGATCCGCGGCGTGTCCGAGGACGTGGCGCCGTTCGGCCGAGATGAGGTGGTGACGGACAAGGAGCGAGAGACCTCGCCGAACGTTGTGTGGGAGGGGCTCAACATCCCGCGCGAGGACCGGGAAGAGAAGAACGGGCACAAGTCCGCTGTGGTGTGGCTCACGGGCCTTTCCGGCTCCGGAAAGTCCACGATTGCAAAAGAGGTGGAGAAGCGCCTCTTCGATCGGGACGTGCAGACGATGATGCTCGACGGTGACAACGTGCGGCACGGACTGTCCGGCGATCTCGGCTTCAGCCCCAACGACCGGAAGGAAAACATTCGGCGCGTCGGCGAAGCCGCCCGGCTCTTCTTCGAGCAGGGCAACGTGACACTCTGTAGCTTTATCTCGCCGTACCAGGAGGACCGCGATCGCATCCGAGAATTGCTGCCGGAGGGACGGTTCTTTGAGGTACACGTCGACTGCCCGCTGGAGGTCTGCAAGGAGCGGGACACGAAGGGGCTCTACAAGAAGGCGGAGGAAGGCGAAATCGCCAACTTTACCGGCGTCTCGGCCCCGTACGAGGAGCCGCAGGACCCGGAGATCGTCGTCGACTCGGATCAGAACGACGTGGAGACCTGCGTGAATCAGATCATTGAGGCGCTCGAAGAAGAGGGCATCGTGTAG
- the cysD gene encoding sulfate adenylyltransferase subunit CysD, producing MSLSSDTSEHLDWLESEAIHVIREAEAQFDNPVLMFSGGKDSLTMVHLARKAFYPGQVPFPILHVDTGHNFPETIEFRDNLMEEHGLELIVGSVEETIKSGRAKEEQGPDASRNKLQIVTLLDTIEEHGFDVALGGARRDEEKARAKERFFSHRDRFGNWDPKNQRPELWNLYNGRSRKGEHFRAFPLSNWTELDVWQYIQQEDLEIPSLYLAHERTMFERDGVLLPKSPYNDLREGEEYVEKMVRFRTIGDMTCTGAVESTATTLDEVIAEVATTQQAERSARADDQRAEAAMEDRKREGYF from the coding sequence ATGTCCCTGTCATCGGACACCTCAGAACATCTGGATTGGCTGGAGTCGGAAGCCATCCACGTCATCCGAGAGGCGGAGGCGCAGTTTGATAATCCCGTCCTCATGTTCAGTGGAGGGAAGGACTCTCTTACGATGGTCCACCTCGCCCGGAAGGCCTTTTACCCGGGCCAGGTGCCGTTTCCGATTCTCCACGTGGATACGGGACACAACTTTCCCGAGACCATCGAATTTCGGGATAACCTGATGGAGGAGCATGGGCTCGAGCTCATCGTTGGGAGCGTGGAGGAAACCATCAAGTCCGGTCGGGCAAAGGAGGAGCAAGGGCCCGACGCGAGCCGCAACAAGCTCCAGATCGTGACGCTGCTGGATACGATTGAGGAGCATGGCTTCGATGTGGCGCTCGGCGGGGCCCGGCGCGACGAGGAGAAGGCCCGTGCGAAAGAGCGCTTCTTTTCCCACCGCGACCGATTTGGAAACTGGGACCCCAAAAATCAGCGGCCCGAGCTTTGGAATCTTTACAATGGCCGAAGCCGGAAAGGGGAGCACTTCCGCGCCTTTCCGCTGAGCAACTGGACGGAGCTGGACGTGTGGCAGTACATCCAGCAGGAGGACCTGGAGATTCCGAGTCTCTACCTCGCCCACGAGCGCACAATGTTTGAACGGGACGGTGTGCTTCTGCCGAAATCTCCGTACAACGATCTGCGGGAGGGGGAAGAGTACGTCGAGAAGATGGTTCGCTTCCGCACGATTGGGGACATGACGTGCACCGGAGCCGTGGAGTCGACCGCCACCACGCTCGATGAGGTGATCGCCGAGGTGGCCACCACGCAGCAGGCCGAGCGCAGTGCCCGTGCCGACGACCAGCGCGCCGAGGCGGCGATGGAAGACCGCAAACGCGAAGGCTACTTCTAG
- a CDS encoding UDP-glucuronic acid decarboxylase family protein yields the protein MPRTLITGGAGFLGSHLCDRFIDEGHEVICMDNLVTGDTENIEHLFELGQDRFRFVEYDVTDYIHVNGDLDYVLHFASPAAPEDYLRLPIQTMKVGALGTHKALGLAKAKDARFLLASTSEVYGDPLVHPQPEDYWGNVNPIGERGVYDEAKRFAEALAMAYNRYHGVETRIVRIFNTYGPRMRIDDGRALPTFMSQALRGDPLTVYGDGSQTRAFCYVDDLVDGIYRLLMSDESEPVNIGNPDEITIKEFAEEIIEITGTGSSITYEELPEDDPQVRQPDISRAKEILGWTPEVDRREGLQRTLDYFKKKVDAGVATEA from the coding sequence ATGCCACGCACACTCATCACCGGCGGCGCCGGGTTTCTCGGGTCGCACCTCTGTGACCGCTTCATCGACGAGGGCCATGAGGTGATCTGCATGGACAACCTCGTGACCGGCGATACCGAAAACATCGAGCACCTATTTGAGCTTGGACAGGATCGGTTTCGCTTCGTTGAGTACGACGTCACCGATTACATCCACGTCAACGGGGATCTCGACTACGTTCTTCACTTTGCCAGTCCGGCGGCCCCGGAAGACTACCTGCGGCTTCCCATCCAGACCATGAAGGTGGGGGCATTGGGGACCCACAAGGCGTTGGGCCTCGCGAAGGCGAAAGACGCACGGTTCTTGCTCGCCTCCACGAGTGAGGTGTACGGCGACCCGCTCGTTCACCCGCAGCCGGAAGACTACTGGGGCAACGTAAATCCCATCGGCGAGCGGGGCGTGTACGACGAGGCCAAGCGATTTGCCGAGGCGCTGGCGATGGCCTATAACCGTTATCACGGCGTTGAAACCCGCATCGTCCGGATTTTCAATACCTATGGCCCGCGCATGCGCATCGACGACGGGCGGGCCCTCCCAACGTTCATGTCGCAGGCCCTTCGCGGCGATCCTCTCACCGTCTACGGCGATGGCAGTCAGACGCGCGCGTTCTGCTACGTCGACGACTTGGTGGACGGCATCTACCGCCTCCTGATGAGCGACGAGTCCGAACCGGTGAACATCGGCAATCCCGACGAGATTACGATCAAGGAGTTTGCCGAGGAGATCATTGAGATTACCGGCACTGGAAGCTCCATCACCTACGAAGAGCTGCCCGAGGACGACCCACAGGTGCGGCAGCCGGACATTTCGCGGGCAAAGGAGATTTTGGGCTGGACCCCGGAGGTCGACCGGCGCGAGGGGCTTCAGCGTACCCTTGACTATTTCAAGAAGAAGGTTGACGCAGGGGTTGCTACCGAAGCGTAA
- a CDS encoding UDP-glucose/GDP-mannose dehydrogenase family protein, whose translation MNIAIIGTGYVGLVTGTCFAEMGNQVTCVDIDQEKVEMLREGELPIYEPDLEHYFARNRKENRLHFTTELEEAVADAEVIFMALPTPPGEDGSADLSYVMSAAGDVADLLAAEEDGDYRVIVNKSTVPVGTADRVRETMEERALVAGEDFDVVSNPEFLREGAAVDDFMKPDRVVIGTSSDKAGEIMTRLYEPFVRQGNPILVVDERSAEMIKYTANSLLATRISFMNEIANMCDRVGANVDKVRLGISKDHRIGQHFLYAGIGFGGSCFPKDVQALHRKGQEHDYDFKILDSVLEVNDQQRELLVHRLDEYFDGDLEGKKIAMWGLSFKPNTDDIREAPSHIIIQGLREKGAEVAAFDPEAIETTRNVFGDTIDYGENMYDILDDADALVICTEWHEFRRPNLADVRDRLARPLIFDGRNLYEPGRMAEMGFDYYSIGRPHYAPEDDQEAIQEAIVENGQPAA comes from the coding sequence ATGAATATAGCAATCATCGGGACCGGCTATGTTGGGCTGGTCACGGGGACCTGTTTTGCCGAGATGGGAAACCAGGTCACCTGTGTGGACATCGACCAGGAAAAGGTGGAGATGCTTCGGGAGGGCGAGCTCCCCATTTACGAGCCGGATTTGGAGCACTACTTCGCGCGCAACCGCAAGGAAAACCGGCTCCACTTCACCACGGAGCTCGAAGAGGCCGTGGCCGATGCGGAGGTCATTTTTATGGCTCTGCCGACGCCTCCGGGCGAGGACGGGTCCGCCGATCTCTCGTACGTGATGAGTGCAGCTGGGGACGTGGCGGATCTACTCGCCGCGGAAGAGGACGGGGACTACCGGGTCATCGTGAACAAGAGCACCGTGCCGGTGGGGACAGCGGACCGGGTTCGCGAAACGATGGAAGAGCGGGCACTTGTCGCGGGCGAGGACTTCGACGTCGTGTCCAACCCCGAGTTCCTGCGTGAAGGGGCTGCAGTGGACGACTTCATGAAGCCGGATCGTGTGGTGATTGGCACCTCCAGCGACAAAGCGGGCGAGATCATGACGCGCCTCTACGAGCCGTTTGTGCGGCAGGGCAACCCGATCTTGGTCGTGGACGAGCGCTCGGCCGAAATGATCAAATACACGGCCAACTCGCTGCTGGCAACTCGCATCTCGTTTATGAACGAGATCGCCAATATGTGCGATCGGGTCGGCGCCAACGTCGACAAGGTGCGCCTCGGCATCAGCAAGGACCACCGCATCGGGCAGCATTTCCTCTACGCCGGAATTGGATTTGGGGGCAGTTGCTTCCCGAAAGATGTGCAGGCCCTCCACCGGAAAGGACAAGAGCACGACTACGACTTCAAGATTCTCGACTCCGTCCTTGAGGTGAACGACCAGCAGCGTGAACTCCTTGTACACCGGCTCGACGAGTATTTCGACGGTGACCTGGAGGGCAAGAAAATCGCGATGTGGGGGCTTTCCTTTAAGCCCAACACCGACGACATTCGAGAAGCACCGTCGCACATCATCATCCAGGGCCTCCGCGAGAAGGGCGCCGAAGTGGCTGCGTTCGATCCGGAAGCGATCGAAACCACCCGAAACGTCTTCGGCGACACGATCGATTACGGGGAGAACATGTACGACATCCTTGACGATGCCGATGCGCTCGTCATCTGCACCGAGTGGCACGAGTTTCGACGCCCCAACCTTGCAGACGTGCGCGACCGGCTGGCCCGTCCGCTGATTTTCGACGGCCGGAATCTATACGAGCCGGGGCGCATGGCGGAGATGGGCTTTGACTACTACAGTATCGGGCGGCCGCACTACGCGCCTGAGGACGATCAGGAGGCGATTCAGGAAGCCATCGTCGAAAACGGTCAGCCTGCTGCGTAA
- a CDS encoding DegT/DnrJ/EryC1/StrS family aminotransferase, whose translation MSARSQSDASIPLARPSISSTGLERVQDVLHSSRLSRGPVLEQFEARMAEQCGTRHAIGVSSGTAALHCIVRALDLEPGAEVLTTPFSFVASTNVLLYEDLTPRFVDIDPQSYNLDVMRIEERITPRTQAILAVDVFGQPVDWPALTHLADTHGLALIDDSCEALGATIDSQPIGSWGEAAAFGFYPNKQITTGEGGCITTDRDDVARMCRSLRNQGRSADGQMRHPRLGYNYRLDELSAALGCAQLDRLGEILDRRAAVADAYQEALAPLTDDLHRPSTEPKGTRSWFVYVVRLRDSFEANDRDQVMEHLQSNGIGCAPYFPSIHLQPYHRDRLDHAPGDFPICEHVSDRTIALPFYDALTLDDVQRVVEVLREALSSL comes from the coding sequence ATGTCCGCTCGTTCTCAGTCAGACGCGTCGATCCCCCTCGCCCGCCCGTCGATCTCCTCAACGGGACTGGAACGAGTACAAGACGTCCTCCACTCGTCTCGCCTCTCTCGCGGTCCTGTCCTGGAACAGTTTGAAGCCCGCATGGCCGAACAGTGTGGGACGCGCCACGCCATCGGCGTCAGCAGTGGAACTGCGGCCCTTCACTGCATCGTCCGGGCGCTAGACCTGGAGCCCGGAGCGGAAGTCCTTACCACTCCGTTTAGCTTTGTCGCCTCGACCAATGTTCTGCTCTACGAAGACCTCACGCCTCGCTTCGTCGACATCGACCCGCAGAGCTACAACCTCGATGTCATGCGGATTGAGGAGAGGATCACTCCTCGAACGCAGGCGATTTTGGCCGTCGATGTGTTCGGCCAGCCGGTCGATTGGCCGGCCCTCACTCACTTGGCGGACACGCACGGCTTGGCCCTCATCGATGACTCCTGCGAAGCCCTCGGCGCGACGATTGACAGCCAGCCCATCGGATCCTGGGGGGAGGCCGCTGCCTTCGGGTTTTACCCCAACAAGCAGATTACGACTGGGGAGGGGGGATGCATCACCACCGATCGCGACGACGTGGCACGGATGTGCCGTTCTCTGCGGAACCAGGGACGATCCGCCGACGGTCAAATGCGGCACCCGCGCCTGGGATACAACTACCGGCTTGACGAACTCTCGGCGGCACTGGGCTGTGCACAACTCGACCGACTTGGCGAGATTCTCGACCGGCGTGCCGCCGTGGCCGATGCGTACCAAGAGGCCCTGGCCCCCCTCACCGACGACCTCCACCGCCCATCGACGGAGCCGAAGGGCACGCGAAGCTGGTTCGTGTACGTCGTACGCCTCCGCGACTCCTTCGAGGCAAACGATCGGGACCAGGTGATGGAGCACCTGCAGTCCAACGGGATCGGGTGTGCCCCCTACTTTCCGTCCATTCACCTCCAGCCGTACCACCGGGACCGACTGGACCATGCGCCGGGTGACTTCCCAATTTGTGAGCACGTGTCGGACCGAACGATTGCGCTGCCGTTTTACGATGCACTCACGCTGGATGACGTCCAGCGTGTAGTCGAGGTGCTTCGAGAAGCACTATCCTCTCTGTAG
- a CDS encoding sugar transferase, with product MSPPYTPYAVSKRLFDVAGAALLLLILSPLLALVATAIWLDDGRPILFTQERTGRHGTLFQILKFRTLTPGPKDPTRPSAHTTRVGAPLRRWAIDECPQLWNVLRGEMSLVGPRPALPRQVKKYTPRQRIRLQVRPGLTGWAQIHGRNVLSWAERISHDIWYIRHRGFWLDLTILGRTPLVLIRGIGVYGPDGRNPTVRSPRSDSTHA from the coding sequence ATGTCGCCCCCCTATACTCCTTATGCCGTCTCGAAGCGGCTCTTCGACGTCGCTGGGGCAGCTCTTCTGCTGCTGATCCTGTCTCCCCTTCTGGCCCTCGTGGCGACGGCCATCTGGCTGGACGATGGGCGCCCCATACTCTTCACCCAAGAACGCACCGGACGCCACGGCACCCTGTTTCAAATTTTAAAATTCCGCACCCTCACCCCCGGTCCGAAAGACCCCACCCGCCCCTCCGCTCACACAACCCGAGTGGGGGCTCCGCTCCGCCGTTGGGCCATTGACGAGTGTCCCCAACTGTGGAACGTGCTCCGGGGAGAGATGAGCCTCGTGGGGCCGCGTCCCGCTCTGCCTCGACAAGTGAAGAAATACACGCCCCGTCAGCGCATCCGCCTCCAGGTGCGCCCGGGACTAACAGGATGGGCACAAATTCACGGACGCAACGTCCTTTCCTGGGCCGAACGCATCAGTCATGACATCTGGTATATCCGACATCGAGGATTCTGGCTCGACCTCACCATCCTGGGCCGCACTCCTCTCGTACTCATTCGGGGCATCGGGGTGTACGGCCCGGACGGTCGCAACCCCACAGTCCGTTCCCCTAGATCGGACTCCACCCATGCCTGA
- a CDS encoding acetyltransferase — MPDSPSLVIVGAGGLGRGVAALVEAADTETPSWDLRGFVDDNEDLLGSSVMGYPVLGNTDWLSHQQDIYFTIAIGDGTHRKRVAERLHQPDLFPAVVTHPSTSSHRTNQIAAGTIVRAETALAVNLQIGPHVVINMGCTLGHDSVIDAFATLHPGTHISGGVHLEHGVSMGTGSVVLPKVTIGQNTTVGAGAVVTEDLPPHCTAVGVPARPQF; from the coding sequence ATGCCTGACTCTCCCTCTCTTGTCATCGTTGGGGCCGGGGGGTTGGGCCGTGGCGTCGCTGCTCTCGTTGAGGCAGCCGATACGGAGACTCCGTCCTGGGACCTCCGTGGCTTTGTCGACGACAACGAGGATTTGCTCGGCTCCTCGGTGATGGGATACCCTGTACTAGGGAATACGGACTGGCTCTCTCACCAGCAGGACATATACTTCACCATCGCGATTGGGGACGGAACCCACCGGAAGCGGGTCGCAGAGCGCCTCCACCAACCCGATCTGTTCCCAGCTGTCGTCACGCACCCTTCCACCTCCTCTCACCGAACGAATCAAATTGCCGCAGGAACGATTGTGCGCGCCGAAACCGCCCTGGCCGTGAACCTCCAAATTGGGCCCCATGTCGTGATTAATATGGGATGCACCCTCGGCCACGACAGCGTGATCGACGCCTTCGCCACCCTGCATCCCGGAACGCACATCTCAGGGGGAGTCCACCTCGAACACGGCGTTTCGATGGGAACAGGATCCGTCGTCCTCCCCAAAGTCACGATTGGGCAAAATACGACCGTCGGAGCTGGAGCGGTCGTCACTGAAGACCTTCCTCCCCATTGCACCGCTGTTGGTGTGCCTGCACGTCCGCAATTCTAA
- a CDS encoding glycosyltransferase family 4 protein, which produces MNIAIFLQYYHTPDCPTAARPYALVKRLAQDHDVTVITTRSWEPRRLSQDFPWVPSGANLVRFDVPYHNSMSSLERLRAFLSYAVRAVAHGFRMPPPDLIIGSSPPLSAAMVAAGVASLRGLPWIFEVQDLWPEFPIQMGAIPGPGLPSLLYGLESALYRSATHVVPVSPDMERHVHTLAPNASTTSLEYGTDLQLVADITDDQRSRMRRDLSIDRPSLVLYAGKFGRANAIPTLLDAAQQLSDRSDLLFAFAGRGYYDSAVQQAADQHDHIRAIDPLPYPDTLALFSLADVSLVSFLDRPVLAANSPSKLYDSLATGTPVVVTNPGWTKRLVERHACGWYTPPESPTRLAHRLRRVFDNPDRLEEAGRNARTVAHQQFDRAALMNQYASLIDNVRGST; this is translated from the coding sequence ATGAATATCGCCATCTTCCTCCAATACTACCACACGCCGGACTGCCCCACGGCCGCCCGGCCGTACGCACTCGTCAAGCGTCTGGCGCAGGATCATGACGTAACTGTGATTACGACTCGCTCGTGGGAGCCCAGACGGCTTTCTCAAGACTTCCCGTGGGTTCCTTCAGGTGCCAATCTCGTGCGCTTCGACGTGCCCTATCACAACTCAATGTCGTCTCTGGAGCGCCTCCGCGCCTTTCTTTCGTACGCCGTTCGAGCCGTTGCCCATGGCTTTCGGATGCCCCCTCCTGACTTGATTATCGGCTCCTCCCCTCCCCTATCAGCAGCGATGGTCGCGGCAGGAGTGGCCTCTCTCCGTGGCCTCCCGTGGATTTTCGAAGTGCAGGACCTCTGGCCGGAATTCCCCATCCAGATGGGAGCAATTCCCGGCCCTGGGCTCCCCTCCCTTCTATACGGACTCGAGTCCGCACTCTACCGGAGCGCGACCCACGTCGTACCGGTTTCCCCGGACATGGAACGCCACGTCCACACCCTTGCCCCAAACGCCTCAACGACATCTCTGGAGTACGGTACGGACCTTCAACTCGTCGCAGATATCACGGACGATCAGCGATCGAGAATGCGACGAGATCTTTCAATCGACCGCCCCTCTCTCGTGCTCTATGCCGGGAAGTTTGGCCGGGCCAACGCAATTCCCACCCTGCTCGACGCGGCCCAACAATTGTCCGATCGCTCCGATCTTCTCTTCGCTTTTGCCGGACGGGGCTATTACGACTCCGCCGTTCAGCAGGCTGCCGATCAGCATGATCACATTCGGGCCATCGATCCTCTTCCGTACCCGGACACCCTGGCGCTCTTTTCACTGGCGGACGTGTCGCTCGTCTCCTTCCTCGACCGCCCGGTGTTAGCAGCCAACTCCCCCAGCAAGCTATACGACAGCCTCGCGACCGGGACGCCCGTCGTCGTAACCAACCCCGGCTGGACCAAACGGCTCGTGGAACGGCACGCGTGTGGCTGGTACACCCCGCCGGAATCGCCGACTCGCCTCGCCCACCGGCTCCGGCGCGTCTTCGACAACCCCGACCGTCTGGAAGAAGCGGGCAGAAATGCCCGAACCGTCGCCCATCAGCAGTTCGACCGGGCCGCACTAATGAACCAATATGCCAGCCTCATTGATAACGTGAGAGGGTCGACCTGA
- a CDS encoding polysaccharide biosynthesis protein — MSRPFNLTRSVFDEKAPGGLSPFLLLPDFFILYFGLLVGHKLRFGTWLLPHITDWSLSIFIILGVYVVALWSSGLYTMDPREMHLDEFIDVGGRLVGAWTASIAFTYVTDPANLPPRGMMVTHGLVTLVGVLGLRALLRRTLEYAHRSSAPEKKTSLPSRPNIQLSDLVARDPIHIDRSALRDFFSNRTVLVTGAGGSIGSELSAQLLDLNPFRLVLVDVSEHNLYHLERSLRTRSYDGDLEFCIADVRDETVINGLMTREQPDVVLHTAAYKHVPLMERHPAEAFRNNTMATVHLLRLSEQHDVEQFTFVSTDKAVEPTSVLGATKQLAEWYVQTAPPSMHSTTVRFGNVFGSQGSVIPHFEEKLAAGHALPVTHPDMERYFMTSDEACRLILQTLLFNDHPVHILKMGDPVRIQWLAEQLVERYYPHVDPESMIEFVGRRPGEKLSEQLTHANETVHSTSHPSILGLDAPVPYSRRTLEAHFHQLQALCDPAQGAREQLRQRLLSSSPEASFSSPHSAS; from the coding sequence ATGTCTCGTCCTTTCAATCTGACCCGCTCCGTTTTCGACGAAAAGGCTCCGGGAGGACTTTCCCCGTTCCTCTTACTCCCAGATTTTTTCATCCTCTATTTCGGGCTCCTCGTCGGCCATAAACTCCGTTTCGGAACGTGGCTTCTCCCCCACATCACGGACTGGAGCCTGTCGATCTTCATCATTCTCGGGGTGTACGTAGTCGCTCTTTGGTCCAGTGGGCTCTACACGATGGACCCGCGGGAGATGCATCTCGACGAGTTTATCGACGTGGGCGGTCGGCTTGTGGGCGCCTGGACAGCCTCCATCGCCTTTACGTACGTCACGGATCCGGCCAACCTGCCCCCGCGGGGCATGATGGTCACACACGGACTCGTCACCCTCGTCGGCGTGCTCGGCCTCCGCGCTCTCCTGCGACGCACCCTTGAGTATGCCCATCGCTCATCCGCCCCGGAGAAGAAAACGTCTCTCCCATCTCGCCCCAACATTCAACTGAGCGACCTCGTCGCCCGAGATCCGATCCACATCGACCGGTCGGCCCTCCGGGACTTCTTCTCGAACCGAACAGTGCTCGTAACGGGGGCCGGCGGCTCGATCGGCTCGGAACTGAGCGCCCAGCTTCTCGACCTCAACCCCTTCCGCCTGGTACTCGTCGACGTGAGCGAGCACAACCTCTACCATCTCGAACGGTCGCTTCGGACCCGGTCCTACGACGGCGACCTCGAATTCTGCATTGCCGACGTGCGCGACGAGACTGTCATCAACGGCCTCATGACCCGCGAGCAGCCGGACGTCGTACTCCATACTGCTGCGTACAAGCACGTCCCCCTCATGGAACGGCACCCGGCCGAGGCCTTCCGCAATAACACAATGGCCACCGTTCACCTCCTCCGGCTCTCGGAGCAGCATGACGTGGAGCAATTCACGTTCGTCTCGACCGACAAAGCCGTAGAGCCGACCAGCGTACTGGGCGCCACGAAGCAGTTGGCTGAATGGTACGTCCAGACGGCCCCGCCCTCGATGCACAGCACCACGGTCCGATTCGGAAACGTGTTCGGCAGCCAGGGAAGTGTAATTCCACACTTTGAGGAGAAGTTGGCCGCCGGCCATGCTCTCCCCGTGACACATCCGGACATGGAGCGGTACTTTATGACGAGTGACGAAGCCTGCCGCCTGATTCTGCAAACGCTGCTGTTCAACGATCATCCCGTCCACATTCTGAAAATGGGCGACCCGGTACGGATCCAGTGGCTGGCCGAGCAGCTGGTCGAGCGCTACTACCCGCACGTGGATCCCGAGTCGATGATCGAATTCGTGGGCCGCCGCCCCGGCGAAAAGCTCAGCGAGCAACTAACGCACGCCAACGAGACCGTACATTCCACGTCCCACCCCAGCATCCTCGGGCTCGATGCCCCGGTCCCATACAGCCGACGCACGTTGGAAGCCCACTTCCACCAGTTGCAGGCATTATGCGATCCGGCGCAAGGAGCCCGCGAACAGCTTCGTCAACGCCTGCTGAGCAGTTCTCCTGAAGCCTCGTTCTCCTCTCCGCACTCCGCCTCCTGA